A section of the Entelurus aequoreus isolate RoL-2023_Sb linkage group LG21, RoL_Eaeq_v1.1, whole genome shotgun sequence genome encodes:
- the LOC133639016 gene encoding uncharacterized protein LOC133639016, producing MTLLPSSLIFFLLATAGSKPIAENRHQDADQQKPGSLDEYDGISEWLSSGSKVAKAHDLYESRDFSESQSTEGTSQESNEESMAESLGESSEESSKKPSKESSEESSKESSEESSEESSSKSSDESFEETSVKSFKAPTKESSEESSDESSKESSEESSEESSEEISSEEFSKESSEESSEESSEEFSKESSEESSKESSSESSEESSEEVPATGDPTMSPTATAPDTTYDGRTPTPSPAPTTQNMDETTTPEKRGDN from the exons ATGACACTTCTACCATCTTCACTCATCTTTTTCCTTCTTGCCACAGCCGGTAGCAAACCA ATTGCTGAGAACCGGCACCAAGATGCTGATCAGCAAAAACCGGGATCACTGGATGAGTACGACGGAATCTCTGAGTGGCTTTCTTCTGGCTCCAAAGTAGCTAAAGCACATGACTTATATGAGTCCAGAGATTTTTCCGAAAGTCAATCCACCGAGGGGACGTCGCAAGAGTCAAATGAGGAATCAATGGCGGAATCCTTAGGGGAGTCTTCGGAGGAATCATCGAAAAAACCTTCGAAGGAATCATCTGAAGAATCCTCAAAGGAATCATCCGAGGAATCCTCAGAAGAATCTTCGAGCAAATCATCTGACGAATCATTTGAGGAAACCTCAGTTAAATCTTTTAAGGCACCCACAAAGGAATCATCTGAGGAATCATCAGACGAATCCTCAAAGGAATCTTCTGAGGAATCTTCTGAGGAATCATCTGAAGAAATTTCATCTGAAGAATTTTCAAAGGAATCATCTGAGGAATCATCTGAGGAATCATCTGAAGAATTTTCAAAGGAATCATCTGAAGAATCCTCAAAAGAATCTTCTAGCGAATCATCCGAGGAGTCATCCGAGGAAGTTCCTGCCACAGGTGATCCCACCATGTCGCCCACTGCCACAGCACCAGACACAACATATGACGGAAGAACCCCCACACCCAGTCCTGCACCCACAACGCAGAACATGGATGAGACAACTACACCTGAAAAAAGAGGAGACAACTAA